Within Xiphophorus hellerii strain 12219 chromosome 10, Xiphophorus_hellerii-4.1, whole genome shotgun sequence, the genomic segment TTGTAACTGTTACAGCGGCCACAAAAGAGATCAAGCCcaccacaaataaatacactgttataagaaacaaaaatattataatgctACCCAAACAATACTGACCGATCAagtgatataaataaatttaaaaatccccaaggctccaacaacaaaaagcaagctACACGCCGACACAGATCAACGGCAATACAAAACGTTGCAAATTATACATGTAAGTTATACAATAGACTCCGAAATTAATCTTTATATATGTACAGATCATTTTACATGGCTTATGAGAGTGGCCTCCTATCTTACctgtggatcacagaggaagcgAGTTGAAACAATGTTACTCTGGCAGAGCTCGTTTATTCTGAGCTGCGCATGCCCAGAGCCAGGAAACTCGTTCTCCTCGCTAGACCCATGGCGGCGCGAGAGCGCCCCCACTGGCAAgaagacacacgcacacaacaaacacgtctacacacacaggaaaaaaacaaagacaaaagacaagacCAACTCTGATAGAAAAATAGGGGgtgtattttctatttacttattgatttttttaacattttttcctcaACCCACTACACTAGCAAAGTGTATTAGCAGCTATAGATGCGGTGGAAAtgaaggaaggagaaaaactAGTTAGAtagctcacttttttttaaagcaagcTAGCAAAAAGTGGTGAGCTAGCTAGTTAGCGATGATGCAAATTTATCAACAGTTGGCTGGACATCATTTGTCTTTGAAGCTTTTCgctgctgcatgtttttccCTTTGTGCTTCATGCATAAGATGGTTGATGATCTGACcggagtttttttgtttcatcccGTCGCCGCTGCCAATCCAGGAACATCCGGAAAGGACGGTACGACTCAGGATTTTAATCCTAATCCCAGTCCTGGAACATCGCTGGTCTTGGTTTCGGTTTTGTGCACGCTTTTAATTtagagcatttttaaaatatccacaTATTCACAGATATCCGTgtggttttatgtttgcttGCACCTGTTATCCAGTACTGAAACACTGTTTTGTAGACgttaattaattatatttacatcaaaataaacatttattacagtttaaaaacaagacatattggatttttctcatttttttatttattcacctttgctgtatttatacaacttgtgtattttgttggtcattttcattttttttttattcattttgttgaaATCAATTCCAATGTTATAGTTTTTCCCACAAGGAGAAGTTATTTTGTCATATACTATAAATCTGCCAATTTGCCTGGATGGGATGGAAAAATTTATcaactttaaaatctttgcacgaaaaataaaaatggattagAATCGATTCACTTTCATTCAATCTTAGATTTGCTATTAAAACTCAATTAAGATGGTAAATTTCAGAAAATTCATGAATTGTTATGTTATCTGTAGTCACTGATagcattcattaaaaaataaaaaatatatgaattgtttccacatttcttctttaaaatatatatttttttgtttttaatggacACAAAAATGTAGCAAttcaaaatatacaaatgtgtaaataattaaaactgttaattatttgtaattgtaattatttcagtttggtTTTCATTGTTTCATATTTCCTGTTCTATAGTTCatcatgaaataatttaaagtctGCTGACCAACCGCCTTGTTTCTGTTGACTAAGTTTAGAAAATTGTTTCTCAATTTCTGCgacataagaaaataaacaaagggCTTCCTCCAGAAAACTTTTTAGCCCCGCTGCTCAGAGTGCTGGGGCAGTCGTTCATCCAGCCGGCCGCCATGTTTTtgacttgaaatgtttaaagttgacagttAATTTGAAAGTATTTCTTGATAGTAGACTGGAGGATTAATACCTAACACCAAccataaagtcttaaaaaaggcaataatttaaaaacGAAAGATGGGCgcgccgtggtggcgtagggcgtagcgcgacccgtatttggaggccttgagtcctcgacgcggccgtcgcgggttcgactcccggacccgatgacatttgccgcatgtcttcccccctctccttccccgtttcccgtcagcccactatcacataagggacactagagcccacaaaagaccccctggaggggtaaaaaaaacaaaaaacgaaagATAAATTAATACTGGTGAAGCCTGGCGGCCTGCCAGGCTGATAATACACTGTGGGAGACCCTGAAAATGCTTCaaaactcaaatatttatgTGAGCTTTTTGCCATAAAGAATTGCAATTTTAATTTCATGGTTTCCACATTTAATAGTGTCAAAAAagctataaatatttaattatagttacatttgcttaaatatttatgcttttttttttcacgatCATtagagctgtttttattttattattgtagtGTAAATCTCATTTCTTTGGGTCCATTTTCTGATATTCCCGATCTAAAATCTGTCTTTAGCTATAATAATAAGctctttttctattttcccCTCTTAATGCTCCTCTTTTCTGTTCTGTCTTCCCTCTGGTTTCCAGATCTTCAGGAGTTTAAGTTGCACCTCTCTTTTATTCCTGCCCACTCTGAGGAGACAGAACGGAGACTTCTTCCACTTAACGAGCCGTGGGGCTTTCCGTTTTTCCATTTCCTGCTCCGACTTTGTTGATCTTCACTCCAGCTGAGTTTAGTCTGCATGGAGGAATAAATCTGAGAACTACGGCGCTCCTTCAGCGGGTCGCCACGAGTTTCTGGGAACCGATTTCTACCTTACAGtcttcatcacttcctgtttcgcTATCCTGTCTAATGTTGTCGTTTCGGCTGTTATTGCGCATTAACCCTTTACGTATTTTAATGCTCTCAGTTCCTGGAGAGCACAACCATCTCCTCTCTGCAGtgtaaaaaccacaaactgttACTGAATGTCGGTTGTTAGATTAGAACGGTACATTCCACAATAAGAGCCATAATTTCTCCTTTTATGCTGCCTTGACAGGAAATCTGAGGAACATGTTGACAACCAGAGGGACAGTTGGTTTGCACTGAATATATTCTCcctgctgtaaaataaataatacttcTATATAAAATATGTCTACGTGTGTGCAGGCATATGGGAAAGTTTGGGAACACCTCCTCATTTTGGCTTTCAAAGTTGCAACTTACTTATAAAGGAAAGCTAATAATGGTGATATGTTGATTGGAGTTTCAGATATTATGCTTTCTTCATAAGATGGTGTCAGACAACCGCCAGGGGCCATATTGGCAGGAAAAAACTACATAGACTGTACACAAAGTAGCTGACCAGTCTGTAGTTTTCCAGTTTTGCAACATGATGGATTCATGTTGTGATTCACGAGCCACTGAGGGAAAGTTAAAGAGAGAAGCTTTTATCGCATCCCTAAAGTACGACGGCACATTAGGGCCAATAGGAAACAAAAAGGAGTTCAGTTTGAccaaaaagctcaaaaaaaaattttcaattagtgtcagaaattttctagaaaaaaaaaaagtggaaatttcagagtttcaaaagttgaaaatttgtgaggaaaaaaaatatatgtttgagcttaatttcagaaattttcttggaaaaaacatttctgagtttcaaaagtcgaaCATTTGCTTAACAAAGATTGTGaaattaatcagaaatattctagaaaaaaaacttggaaatgaTTTTGGAAACGTTTGAaaatgagtttcaaaagttttgatttttaaaactcaaaagttgttttgttctgtgtaCAACGTGGCATTATGTCTtgtaggtgaaataatctgccactggaagaactgggttgctaggtaactggctgggcttggctggggttgctaggtaaccccAGTCTGGGGTTACCTGGGCTGTTTATTCCACAATCAACGTGTGCATTGCGCGTTGATTGTGGAATAATCTACAAGTGTAACTTGtgcttttccatcaatatttaggaattatttacttaaaacaatctccatATGTTGCTGAGACGTTACTTGTAAGatagttttgacttatttcaagtgtactgagatttTTGCGCtataaaatagacaaaaaaaagaaattggtaAGACGTTGGTTCTTTGCAGTGAAGCAACTGGTATCAAGCTGttacaaaatactaaaaaaggtatttttaatgCCTTTTGTTCAACTAAATcaccatttgttttctttagagaTCACCCCAGGTTGAAGATGCTACTTGGAAATTTAGCGTGAATTATTATGGAGGCTGTGTCGGATTCCCAAACGTTTTCATGTGACTGTACTTAAGCATACAGATATGGTGCTGTTGTAAAAGCTTTGGGACTCAAGTGACAGCAGTGATTCACTGCCACCGTGAACAGAAGCACATGTCTTTTATTCGAGACTCTTCTTCCTGCCTACAGCTGAACAATTAGCCAGAAAGGGTCCAAAACCTGTTCTGGGAGAGATTTGGCCATAAAACAACCAAATCAGACTGGAAACGTCTTGttgtgctttgcaaaaatattgataCTGTAACTATACTATTTAAATGTGTAAacttggaattttatgtgattgatAAGCAGCAGGCTTTTGGGTTATATCTTTACCATCTTTTCccattaaaaactaaattttttgcCACTTGGCCCctcaaaaagtggatttttccTCCCATTTCAAAaaatgcaccactttgtgttaatctgtgacataaaattccaataaaatacattgacgtTTTAGCTTGTAAGCAAAGTAAATTCATGCAGTTGTGCTGTCAAACTGAGGAAAGCATGAAAACAATACAAGATGCAAAGGGTTCAGATTAGCAATACAATGTTTAAAGCAGATCATCTGGACTGTTAATACAGGGTAAACATCTGATGTCACCTAACATCGTTCAACAGGGCATTGGCATTGATGTCAGTAAAAGATAATCCAAATTGCACTGCCAGTACATCGACATTAGAGGAATATCTCAGCATCTTTGATTTTAAAGCCATTTTAATCAGAACTACAAGCTGGAATGCTTGACAAGATGTGATTAAACAAACTGTCGCTACTCAAGATAGGATTTAGCAAAAAACTCGGACCGTGactgtttgtcctgtttttgaTCACATGTTGTAGTTGGATGCAGATTTTAGCACCATTTACTTCTGACTTCCAATGCAAACTGATATTATATTAAAACGTACCTGAAAATGTTTGTCGTTTTTGGTGTTTGCAAGATGCAGAGCAAATGGTGTCTCTCACTTCTCTACTTTAAAAATGGGAAGGAACTAGAAAAATTGCATTTGCTGTGAAAATGCAATGTGAATGCTGTAAGCTGAGAATTTTTAGTGAAGAGGCAGAATAAAGCAAAACCCTGCAAAACGCAAATATAAGAACTGTAAATGAGGAGTGAAAACTTTAAGTCAATGCCAAAATTCCAACCAAAGAATATTAGAAATTTATTAAAAGTCGATTGAAAAAAAGCTTATATAGCTAAACTTTCAGGTCAAAAcagattataaaataaaagaaataaatggagGAATAGCCACGAGGCTATGACTAGCATCTTGGCCTACAGTTACAGGGTTGGAAGGAGGGTTGGGATTGGATTAGGGTTGGATTAGGGTTGTAAGGATAGTTTTAACTAGGGTTGGAGATAGAGAGGGAGGGTTGGAAGGATGATTGGGATTAGGGTTGGAAGGATAGTTATGGTTAATTCCAAACCTCCTTCCAACTCTAATTCCAACtgggcaaaataaaatatttttttgggtCTATCATCCTGAAAATTTTGgacattatttgttttttttttcctaacttatattttagatttagattATATTTTAGATCTGCAATGGTTGGCAGATTGCCTTTGACAAAAATATGCGTACTTTGCTTACTTCttttaaatttagcatttttaggTTGTTGAGCTGGTAAAACCCAATCTTCCTACTTTCGTTAAAAAATGTCCCAATAAAAATTATCCAGTGACAGTTTTCATCTCCATTGCAAAACGTTTGAACACCACTGCCTTAAAGATTTCTGTCGCTTTATGGCTTTCATAAAGGCCAGTGAGGCAACTGAGAAATTTaccttataaatatttttgtgaaattttttgcacaaaatattgattttagaaaataatcatAACAGAGCTTAATACCTTAAATAATTTTAGACTAAAAGAATAATGTTACCAACTTCCCTatcagaaatttttaaaaaagaaaagattttaggTTACTTAATAAAAGTAGAAAcaaatttttataaattaatctttatagaaaatgtttttaaaacaaatacgTCTGGAAAAGgtgctttattatttagctgagcagagcaaaattaaaagttaaaataaataagattaaaagcaaaatactttgttttttgtgatttaaaagaaaagcctgATTAATTATTTCAAACTCTTTGGACATTTAATGTGACATTATCGAACAGGTttcaactaaaacaaataagGTGAAAAGCAAATGCAGATTCGatcagtttttttaaacagtttgcttaaaaattgttgctgttttgttaaaCAGAGGgtcaaaaaaaaacttcatggCATAACTAtgcttaaaattattattatggtactagtttaaataaatataagtaTACCATTCCTAAAGACAGCAGAGCTGAAGCTGTAAATGGTTGAGTTCAGATGTCGGCTTCTCCTGCGTctccttttcctttcttctgCCTCCATTTTGCAAACATGGACTCTTCATAATCTCCCACACCTTCAAACTCGGCATCAGGAGACTCGGAGGACAAAAGTGGATTTTCTTCTGGTCCACTAAAACCCTTAGAAATATTACAAAGCCAGTCTTTATTGACTGAATCACTGATGatgagaaaaagttaaataaaccaaaaatgtttaaaggatTAAATTTCGTCAATCTCACCTCATCATTCGTCTCCAAGTACTTTATTAGAAACGTCAACATCTGTTTTTGAGCGACGGTCTGGTTGTGGTATCGAAGAGCTTCCTGTTGAaacaaattacaacaaatgGAGACGATATGCTGTCATTATAGCTggctttaaaatatatacatatacttttaaaaaacaatttagtcAGGCTGCAACATTAAGTTGCTCTAAtttcaaaatgacaattttttcGGGAGCTAATTTCGAAACACTTGCAAGAAATGTTGTTATATTTGCTCTTTTCTATGACGGTGAATGTGACTTTTTGCAATTATCCACATCAATTGCAGACAATAACTTGACATTAAGTCAGGCTGATGCGGcagtttagtacaagtaagaaatactgccacctgcaggtgggagctaGCATCATTTTACCCAAtgttttgaccatttttatGGAAAACTTGCAATTAACTCGCAGTTACGCATTAGCATGAAAAAGTGCGGGGATCTATTGATTTTGCGtaaatttttgtgaaaaaactgcaggacatgattgatgtaatttggaagGATGCAGATAAAAAcggctttgatttgattgaataTTGATGTTGATGTTGCTCCATGATGTGGTTCAATacttaagaaaaacatttaacaaaactaCAATTTGTCAAACATAAGTTGGTTAAAAATAAGTTAcaaattttcagaaatattgtAGTTTCTAAGATATTCATTAATTTATataatcaacttttatttagccattttttttacacaattttaatACAAGACATactccaaaatattattttactctGCAACTATGCAACAAGAATGCTggacaaaagaaataaaaaaatttgagGAATGAAAACATGGAACTCACTTCcctcatttgttttaaatataacaaatgctGAAGCTTTCAATTATTAATATGCTATGTTTTCaattagggatgcacaatattgGATTTTTGGTCATCATCCGATATGCCGATATACTAAAACTCATTTGGCCGATAACCGATACCAATACCGATATTTTTTCCCTACACCTACTTACTGAAACTATATGGCTTACTCTACCGTGGAATTAAAATGGTCAATTTAGCCTGTTACCAAATGCTAAAAAGGAAGCTGAAAACGATGTAACACTTTCAATTTATgtttaatgttacatttattcatgACATCTGCTCTCTCTAAACCAATGAAAACACTGCTAATTCGATGTTGTGCTGTGCTGCAGGCATCATTGTCACtggtttgtcatataaaaacaacttttatattGGTGAGTTATTTTGAAGGAatgtctgatattaaattttacagctaataaaactTTATGGCTGATACCGATACCATGCCAATAATATAGTGTCcctaattttaatattatattaagTGTGTGCaactgtttttgtattaaatgcttttttatgaTGTGGACATCCAGAAGAGGAGCCATTGTTACGGCTACGGCTAACCCAAACAAACAGGAGAAACTAGGACTGTTTCACTCAGAGCTGAAGGTTTTCTCAGTCTCATCTTCCTAAGTCTCTTGTTGGTTTTCTTCAGATAAAGTTCCTCTTACTGTTCTGGGTGTGAAGTGATGGAACTGCAGGCCCCACTGTGGGCTGTAGGCCTCATAGTACAGCAGGTTGTCCTTCATCACCGGGTCTTCTGGCTGGAACAGGAAGTAGCTGTACGCACAAGGCACGGCTCTGCGGCCGTCGTTCACTGCCCAGACAATTACACAGTTAcatcagcagcaacagaaacaaGAACATAAAGTACTGGAAGCTCGACTGGAGCTGAACTTACGTTTGTAATAGGCGTACTGGAGGTAGTGGTAAATAGTGGGAACGAAGTTCTCCACAAAGTAGCCGCCAACGTTGGGCTTTAGGTTTTCCTCGCACTTTATCCTGCATTTTAACATGTCAAAGTAGACTTCTgcggagaaaaataaaatccttactTAAATGAAAAGCAGCTGAGATGTTTTAGACGTTTTCCTGATATGActttcattttactttgtgGTATAACCATAAAATACTGGTAGcactaaaatacagaaaatcttTTTGAGTTTCTCACCATTTGCCTGTTTGGTGTCGCTGCAGCATTCAGTCAGAAAAGTGATTACACTAAAtgtatatttacaaaataaatactagtatcttacactgaaaaaagaaaacaggtgatgcagttttaaagaattatttaatcTGTTACAAGtcatcaaattaagtttatccagGTAAATATACTAAGCTTATTAAACTTACTtcactaaaataaatacttaatttgATTGCATgtaataattaactttttttttttaggttggaGCTCCATTCACTTTATTCAGtgtattcattaaaaaattactgTGTAGTTTGGTATATTCTGTTGATTTATagattgtaattatttttcaattgcattttatttatttttgtaaaaatactaTAAGCTCAAAATTACTCAGTAGacattaattatattttatcagAAATGATAAATAATCAATTGAATTCTAATTACCTTACAATTTTTCTTCCAGGAATTGTGCTGCACaaacaattaaatcaaatgtttttcttaaagtcGAAGTTCTTAAAATCTTTACAATCATGTTTATTGTCGCTGTTGCCATTTTCGTAACTTTTCCATCACCTGCAAACATTTGGCATAGAATACTTTTACAACTTTCTGGTGATTTATTACTATATAAGCAGAATGGCAGTGGGCCGAAAACGGAACCTTGTGGTACACCCAATTTTGAAACGTTGGTCTTCTTTTGTCATCTTCAACAAATTCTCAATTAAACTATTGAGAATTTTAACTTTTGATGTTTATGGAGAAAAAATTTAGGATTTACAGAATCAAAGCCTGAGTCTTGGGTTCATAATTAATGAATTACTGCATATTTACCGGCTAATAGAGCGTAGAAGtctgtgtgtgaagaaaaatgGCCGATCCCGTCACATTCGGCCTGACAGAGGTCGTACTCCTGCAGGTAGAGCCTCAGTGCTTCCTCCAGGCGTTCAGAACCGCCGCTGTACTTCCCCAAGTCGACAAGCTTCACGCCGCTAACAAAGGATggctgaaaaaaacattttaaagtgggaagtaactagttacatttacacagtttcatttacttcagtaacgtttttgaaaaaaaattacttttaggaatattttttactacactgttccttttacttttacctACACTTACTTTAGACACCAAAGAGAGGTGGAGTCTGCGTTCTTTAGTGGTAAATATaactgtgtgtcatctgcataacaatgaaaagggttagggttatgttttctaaaaatagaGCCAAGAGGAAGGAGGTACAACAAGAAAAGAAGAGGGCCTAGAATATTAAATGATTGGTAATTTGATCA encodes:
- the LOC116726734 gene encoding endoplasmic reticulum protein SC65-like encodes the protein MVGLGAKRGLYLIFLILFCVNFVFIKTAAQYESYSFRSFPKEELLPLTAAYGLALDSYAAGNWTESIQYLELSLRLHRLLRESVRFCSVQCNRSSHEEPLSPAVAPDLSVCWRVLRTASCQKKCRAHFPVLQLTPPGPEILEEFSKRSPYRYLHFAHAKLDDLQRAVPCAYTFLQRNPGDQEMLQLMEEYKNEYDLDGFLVDHEQRLYEPSFVSGVKLVDLGKYSGGSERLEEALRLYLQEYDLCQAECDGIGHFSSHTDFYALLAEVYFDMLKCRIKCEENLKPNVGGYFVENFVPTIYHYLQYAYYKLNDGRRAVPCAYSYFLFQPEDPVMKDNLLYYEAYSPQWGLQFHHFTPRTEALRYHNQTVAQKQMLTFLIKYLETNDEGFSGPEENPLLSSESPDAEFEGVGDYEESMFAKWRQKKGKGDAGEADI